The following proteins come from a genomic window of Phnomibacter ginsenosidimutans:
- a CDS encoding class I SAM-dependent methyltransferase, protein MQQPQGSDTLFAQHWNIYQQIIAHNYMQHQALSALVNPWHSNAFGHTVISLLDIGAGDARIIARQKPRGLLCHYTGIDVSAEAIQLAEKHLQEANIPATLHCQDFMTLLPQLTNTFHVVYASFALHHVSNDDKRKVLQEICRLLQPKGQFVWIDVFAREHQSREHYLEAYQQRMQQWTALDATALQLLTHHVVRFDFPCSINEAMRWSREAGLTCTSAHMADDVHGILVLQKP, encoded by the coding sequence ATGCAACAGCCACAGGGAAGTGACACTTTGTTTGCGCAACATTGGAATATTTACCAACAGATTATTGCGCATAATTACATGCAGCACCAGGCGCTTTCGGCACTGGTCAATCCATGGCACAGCAATGCCTTTGGCCATACGGTCATATCATTACTCGATATTGGTGCTGGCGATGCAAGAATCATTGCCCGGCAAAAACCAAGGGGGCTGCTCTGTCATTACACCGGTATTGATGTAAGTGCTGAAGCAATACAGCTGGCAGAAAAGCATTTGCAAGAAGCCAATATTCCAGCCACATTGCATTGTCAGGATTTTATGACCCTGTTGCCACAGTTGACAAATACTTTTCATGTGGTGTACGCATCCTTTGCCTTGCATCATGTAAGCAATGATGACAAAAGGAAAGTATTGCAAGAAATTTGCAGATTGCTGCAGCCCAAGGGCCAATTTGTTTGGATAGATGTTTTTGCACGGGAGCATCAGTCACGTGAGCATTATCTGGAAGCATACCAGCAACGCATGCAGCAATGGACGGCCCTTGATGCAACAGCCCTGCAATTACTCACCCATCACGTAGTCCGGTTTGATTTTCCCTGCAGCATAAATGAAGCCATGCGCTGGTCACGGGAAGCAGGCCTGACCTGCACCAGTGCACACATGGCAGACGATGTGCATGGCATTTTAGTACTGCAAAAACCGTAA
- a CDS encoding PQQ-dependent sugar dehydrogenase, which yields MVSCNIRSPGLPAVADRGQGGLLDVVPDPDFASNKTLYWAYSEQQGDSNLTAVAKGQLAADENSIQNISVIFRATPKLKSSLHFGSRLLFDKEGYLFVTVGERSNLDGRKQSQWLNSGLGKVFRITKEGKPAPGNPFIGRADVMPEIWSYGHRNPQSLDMHPVTGELWEAEFGPRGGDELNLIKPGKNYGWPIITYGIEYAGPSIGDAIQQKEGMEQPVYYWDPVISPSGMTFYKGNAIPEWENNLIIACLSGMHLNRLKLENGRVVGEERLLTELTERFRDVAYLEGKLYTVTDSGKLYVVKKK from the coding sequence ATGGTCAGCTGCAACATAAGATCACCCGGTCTGCCCGCCGTAGCCGATCGTGGTCAGGGTGGCCTGCTAGATGTAGTGCCCGATCCTGATTTCGCCAGCAACAAAACCCTTTACTGGGCATACAGCGAGCAGCAGGGCGACTCTAACCTGACTGCCGTGGCCAAAGGCCAGTTGGCTGCCGATGAAAACAGCATTCAAAACATAAGCGTCATCTTTCGGGCTACGCCCAAACTCAAGAGCAGCCTGCACTTTGGCTCTCGCCTGCTGTTCGATAAAGAAGGCTACTTGTTTGTAACGGTGGGCGAACGCAGCAACCTCGATGGCCGCAAACAATCGCAGTGGCTCAACAGTGGTTTGGGCAAAGTGTTTCGCATTACCAAAGAGGGCAAACCCGCTCCCGGCAATCCCTTCATTGGCCGTGCCGATGTGATGCCCGAAATATGGAGCTATGGCCACCGCAACCCGCAGAGCCTCGACATGCATCCTGTAACCGGTGAGTTGTGGGAAGCCGAATTTGGCCCCCGTGGTGGCGATGAACTCAACCTCATCAAACCCGGCAAAAACTATGGCTGGCCCATCATTACCTACGGTATTGAATATGCAGGTCCATCCATTGGTGATGCCATTCAGCAAAAAGAGGGCATGGAACAACCTGTATATTATTGGGATCCTGTGATTTCTCCCAGCGGCATGACTTTTTACAAAGGCAATGCCATACCCGAGTGGGAAAACAACCTCATCATTGCCTGTCTTAGCGGCATGCATCTCAACCGTTTGAAACTGGAAAACGGCCGTGTAGTGGGCGAAGAACGCCTGCTCACTGAACTCACCGAACGCTTTCGTGACGTGGCTTACCTCGAAGGTAAACTGTACACCGTAACCGACTCGGGCAAGTTGTACGTGGTAAAAAAGAAGTAA
- a CDS encoding PhnA domain-containing protein, with product MKPEAVAQQRSQGQCELCAASSPLKLYEVPPQDIPSADTVMMVCDTCLQQIEQKAELDHNHWQCLSTSMWSEVPAVQVVSWRMLNRLRNESWAADLLDMLFLTDEWLAFAKATGDHESDGTVNLHRDCNGAQLFSGDTVVLTKSLDVKGSTVNARVGTVIRNIRLVPDNVNQIEGRIENQQIVILTQYLRRQHS from the coding sequence ATGAAGCCAGAAGCCGTAGCGCAGCAGCGCAGCCAGGGACAGTGTGAATTGTGTGCCGCCAGCAGCCCGCTGAAATTGTACGAAGTGCCGCCGCAAGACATTCCCTCGGCCGACACTGTGATGATGGTTTGCGACACCTGCCTGCAGCAAATTGAGCAAAAAGCCGAACTGGACCACAACCACTGGCAATGCCTCAGCACCAGCATGTGGAGCGAAGTGCCTGCCGTGCAGGTGGTAAGCTGGCGCATGCTCAACCGGCTGCGCAACGAAAGCTGGGCCGCCGACCTGCTGGACATGCTCTTCCTCACCGATGAATGGCTGGCCTTTGCCAAAGCCACCGGCGACCACGAAAGCGACGGCACGGTAAATCTGCACCGCGATTGCAATGGTGCCCAACTCTTCAGCGGCGATACCGTGGTGCTCACCAAAAGCCTTGATGTAAAAGGTAGCACTGTGAATGCCCGGGTAGGTACTGTTATCCGCAACATCCGCCTGGTACCCGACAATGTGAACCAGATTGAAGGCCGTATCGAAAACCAGCAAATTGTGATACTGACGCAGTACCTGCGGAGGCAGCATAGTTAG
- the yiaA gene encoding inner membrane protein YiaA gives MQTSTLRPSPAFMAASWLALIIGVVAFIIGLWNADMQLNEKGYYFTVLMFGLFAAISVQKAVRDQLEGIPVTSLYYGIAWFATLLSIVLLTVGLWNADLTRSEKGFYAMAFVLSIFGAIAVQKNTRDLKGSEKSEV, from the coding sequence ATGCAAACATCTACCCTCCGCCCATCACCGGCATTTATGGCAGCCTCCTGGCTGGCCCTCATTATTGGCGTGGTGGCATTTATCATTGGCCTGTGGAATGCAGACATGCAACTCAACGAAAAAGGCTACTACTTTACGGTGCTCATGTTTGGTTTGTTTGCCGCCATCTCCGTTCAAAAAGCAGTACGTGACCAACTGGAAGGCATACCAGTAACGAGCTTGTATTACGGCATTGCCTGGTTTGCCACCCTGCTGAGCATCGTACTGCTCACCGTAGGTCTTTGGAATGCCGACCTCACCCGCAGCGAAAAAGGTTTCTACGCCATGGCCTTTGTGCTAAGTATTTTTGGTGCCATTGCCGTCCAAAAAAACACAAGGGACCTGAAAGGCAGCGAGAAAAGTGAAGTATAA
- a CDS encoding Crp/Fnr family transcriptional regulator codes for MRQLLSHIQQYHPLSTAACAALESCLEEQVMAKGDYLLRQGQVCRHLYFVEAGAVRGYYHSEDKEVTHWFGFEHDFITSFHSFITASAAVENIQLLEGSILWRISKPQLEALYNQHHDIERVVRIAYEKYYIRLEERFVNGQFTSPKDRYMQLLQQAPHILQRVPLQMIASYLGTTPETISRIRSRL; via the coding sequence ATGCGTCAGTTACTTAGCCATATCCAGCAATACCATCCATTGAGTACTGCTGCCTGTGCGGCCTTAGAAAGCTGTCTTGAAGAACAGGTAATGGCCAAAGGCGACTACCTGTTGCGCCAGGGACAAGTTTGCAGGCACCTGTACTTTGTAGAAGCTGGCGCAGTACGTGGCTACTACCACAGCGAGGACAAAGAGGTAACGCACTGGTTTGGCTTCGAACATGATTTCATTACATCCTTTCACAGTTTTATTACTGCCTCTGCAGCGGTTGAAAACATACAACTGTTGGAGGGCAGCATTTTGTGGCGCATCAGCAAGCCACAGCTGGAAGCCTTGTACAACCAACACCACGATATTGAACGGGTAGTACGTATAGCCTACGAAAAATATTATATCCGCCTGGAAGAACGATTTGTAAACGGGCAATTTACCAGCCCTAAAGACCGCTACATGCAATTACTGCAGCAAGCTCCACACATACTGCAACGGGTACCGCTTCAAATGATTGCCAGCTACCTGGGCACTACACCCGAAACCATTAGCCGCATTCGCAGCCGATTATAA
- a CDS encoding outer membrane beta-barrel protein: MKKGTIIAAAMLLLAGTAQAQKIGYGIYAGVNFTGAKTDYSNMYNLPITEGGANFTYGVHVNLPLIKKLEVETGLQKVTTGYSFDASRNGVPFSQYTKIQNVSVPVTLLYNIPIDLSDFEVRDNMKDTDFMFGIGAGLFGQYALSGKITDEDGNSQSAKFSNAKRLNMGPRLMMKFTLYQKFEVFIAKEWGAVNTIKNGSGYLRLNSLQMGFGYRIK; the protein is encoded by the coding sequence ATGAAGAAAGGAACAATCATTGCCGCAGCCATGCTGCTGTTGGCAGGCACAGCACAGGCACAGAAAATCGGTTATGGCATTTATGCAGGAGTCAATTTTACCGGTGCAAAAACGGATTACAGCAACATGTACAATTTGCCCATCACAGAGGGTGGCGCAAACTTTACCTACGGCGTACACGTAAATCTCCCCCTGATAAAAAAACTGGAAGTAGAAACCGGACTGCAAAAAGTAACCACCGGATACAGCTTTGATGCCAGCCGCAACGGAGTTCCTTTTAGCCAATACACCAAAATTCAAAACGTTTCCGTACCCGTTACGCTGCTCTACAACATTCCCATTGACCTCAGCGATTTTGAAGTGCGGGACAACATGAAGGACACCGACTTTATGTTTGGCATTGGCGCCGGTCTGTTTGGCCAGTATGCACTGAGTGGTAAAATAACCGATGAAGATGGCAACAGCCAGTCGGCAAAATTCAGCAATGCCAAGCGGCTAAACATGGGCCCAAGGCTGATGATGAAATTTACGCTTTACCAAAAGTTCGAAGTATTCATTGCCAAAGAATGGGGTGCTGTAAATACCATTAAAAATGGCAGCGGCTACCTGCGCCTCAACAGCCTGCAAATGGGCTTTGGCTATCGCATCAAATAA
- a CDS encoding DUF4136 domain-containing protein, with translation MLQKLSWAAFLLIILSACSNSNVLYSSEKLLPTGYDQYKTFAFLPTTDTQYAKMLNNNRFLPLLAAEGRTALEKKGLVLDTLHPDCLFTYHLVINRTYQGNQQQEVVYNPQVYNAASIPLYNQSGSAVSGGTYMRAGTAPGSGIYYFSSDNRPYAFNGKMTVDTLREGSMVIDMIDTKTKAIIWRSVMQGKAIESQTMPIDASIRYYIPKMLKNLPRK, from the coding sequence ATGTTGCAAAAGCTTTCCTGGGCAGCGTTCTTGCTGATAATACTTTCTGCCTGCTCCAATTCTAACGTACTTTACTCTTCAGAAAAACTATTGCCCACCGGCTACGATCAATACAAAACCTTTGCGTTTTTGCCTACTACAGATACCCAGTATGCCAAAATGCTGAACAACAACCGCTTTTTGCCACTGCTTGCAGCAGAGGGTCGCACGGCTCTCGAAAAGAAAGGCTTGGTGCTCGACACCCTGCATCCCGATTGTTTGTTTACCTATCACCTCGTTATCAACAGAACCTACCAGGGCAACCAGCAACAAGAAGTGGTATACAACCCACAAGTGTACAATGCGGCCAGTATACCGCTCTACAACCAAAGTGGCAGCGCTGTAAGTGGCGGCACCTACATGCGGGCAGGCACTGCACCCGGTAGCGGCATCTACTATTTCAGCAGCGACAACCGACCCTATGCTTTCAATGGAAAAATGACGGTAGATACACTACGGGAAGGCTCGATGGTGATAGATATGATTGACACCAAAACCAAAGCCATCATATGGCGCAGTGTGATGCAGGGCAAAGCCATAGAATCGCAAACCATGCCCATTGATGCATCCATCCGGTATTACATTCCGAAAATGCTGAAAAATCTACCCCGTAAATAA
- a CDS encoding PQQ-dependent sugar dehydrogenase: protein MIKTSAFASLALVFAMACTAQPKPAAPGAPVETGKANSNYKPAFEGQTRGPGMTSATAYEAVKLAEGLGRPWAVVPLPDGRLLLTIKSGYMEIRGTDGQLQHKITRSARRSRSWSGWPARCSARS, encoded by the coding sequence ATGATAAAGACTTCCGCTTTTGCCAGCCTGGCATTGGTTTTTGCAATGGCATGTACCGCCCAGCCCAAGCCAGCAGCCCCCGGCGCACCGGTAGAAACCGGCAAAGCCAACAGCAATTACAAACCTGCATTTGAAGGCCAAACCCGTGGCCCCGGCATGACCTCCGCCACTGCTTACGAAGCCGTGAAACTCGCCGAAGGACTGGGCCGCCCTTGGGCCGTGGTGCCCCTGCCCGATGGTCGACTCTTGCTCACCATCAAATCGGGCTACATGGAAATTCGCGGTACGGATGGTCAGCTGCAACATAAGATCACCCGGTCTGCCCGCCGTAGCCGATCGTGGTCAGGGTGGCCTGCTAGATGTAGTGCCCGATCCTGA
- a CDS encoding helix-turn-helix domain-containing protein, protein MHPSPLLLKDFIPAPDVQQFVQLYRIVHLRFEAGQAIPPKAYPPRPEHCLAFYPFDTETVLFDQQGTMQQHLPVVLYGQLSEVTHRIIGHNFLVFQIIFYPGALYNLTGIPASEICNQYLPAQHFFTTNVLQVNEQLRDADSYAAMLDLANDFVRQLIHRQRRSLLPVDDACRWLLQQNGMVSVDAMAKAACLSSRQLERCFAERTGINPKTYERIIRFDKAFRLRNSKPQFSWLRIALESHFHDYQHLAKAYKTFTGLSPNAFHAIENNAPERQFGLSEGYYND, encoded by the coding sequence TTGCATCCATCGCCCTTGCTACTGAAAGATTTTATACCTGCCCCCGATGTGCAACAGTTTGTACAACTGTACCGCATAGTACACCTCCGTTTTGAGGCGGGGCAAGCCATTCCGCCAAAAGCTTACCCACCCCGCCCCGAACATTGCCTCGCTTTTTATCCTTTCGATACTGAAACAGTATTGTTCGATCAGCAGGGCACCATGCAACAACATTTACCCGTGGTGTTGTATGGCCAGCTTTCTGAAGTAACGCACCGCATCATCGGGCACAACTTCCTTGTATTTCAGATTATCTTTTACCCCGGCGCCTTGTACAACCTCACCGGTATACCTGCTTCCGAAATTTGCAATCAATACCTGCCGGCACAACACTTTTTCACTACCAACGTATTGCAGGTAAATGAACAACTGCGGGATGCTGACAGCTACGCCGCTATGCTCGACCTTGCCAACGATTTTGTTCGCCAGCTCATACACCGGCAGCGGCGCAGTTTGCTACCGGTAGATGATGCCTGCCGCTGGCTGCTGCAGCAAAATGGAATGGTGTCGGTAGATGCCATGGCCAAAGCCGCATGCCTCAGCAGCCGGCAACTGGAAAGATGTTTTGCAGAAAGAACCGGCATCAATCCTAAGACCTACGAACGCATCATTCGTTTCGACAAAGCATTCCGGCTGCGCAACAGCAAGCCGCAATTCAGCTGGCTGCGCATAGCACTGGAAAGTCATTTTCACGACTACCAGCATTTGGCCAAAGCCTACAAAACTTTTACAGGCTTATCGCCCAATGCCTTTCATGCCATCGAAAACAATGCGCCGGAACGGCAATTTGGTTTGAGTGAAGGGTACTACAATGATTAA
- a CDS encoding cupin domain-containing protein, which translates to MKRKQFLLNSLLAVPALALAKSGYTETPPASNPKPFVVGSGQSRFGDVVKFLGVHPNDLKISSKDTDGQLSMFDYTGLGKVGPMLHIHFKQDEIFTVIEGEYRFVVGDETHVLGPGQTIFLPRGIPHTWIQLSDKGRLIYLLQPAGKMEEFFQLMNKMTTRPTPEEMDRIHAEHDMKVVGPPLSL; encoded by the coding sequence ATGAAACGCAAACAATTTTTACTCAACAGCCTGCTGGCCGTGCCAGCACTCGCCCTGGCCAAATCGGGCTACACCGAAACACCGCCAGCATCAAACCCCAAACCTTTTGTAGTAGGCAGTGGCCAATCGAGGTTTGGCGATGTGGTGAAGTTTTTGGGCGTTCACCCCAACGATTTAAAAATCAGCAGCAAAGACACCGACGGCCAACTCAGCATGTTCGACTACACGGGCTTGGGCAAAGTGGGCCCCATGCTGCATATTCACTTTAAGCAAGATGAAATATTTACGGTTATAGAAGGCGAATACCGCTTTGTGGTAGGCGATGAAACACATGTGCTTGGCCCCGGGCAAACCATTTTTCTACCCCGTGGCATACCCCACACCTGGATACAACTGAGCGACAAAGGCCGCCTCATTTACCTGCTGCAACCAGCCGGCAAAATGGAAGAGTTTTTTCAATTGATGAACAAGATGACCACCCGCCCCACACCCGAAGAAATGGACCGCATACATGCCGAACACGATATGAAAGTGGTGGGCCCACCCCTCAGTTTGTAA
- a CDS encoding purine-nucleoside phosphorylase, whose amino-acid sequence MSIHITAPEGSIAPVVLMPGDPLRAKLIATEFLADAALVSSTRNIFYYTGLYKGHRISVGASGMGCPSIGIYSYELYSNYDVQHIIRIGTCGAYHSNLRLFDIINVAKSASESTFAKEAWGFAEEVMLPQGNAYAIINETAAARQQAVLDTSVHTSDYFYRANPELPAIAAAHQCAVVEMESFALFANARYLGKSAACLLTVSDIIPTQQKISPDQREQSLLPMIELALESAIRL is encoded by the coding sequence ATGAGCATACACATAACCGCCCCCGAAGGAAGCATAGCACCAGTAGTATTAATGCCCGGCGATCCGCTACGGGCAAAACTCATAGCCACTGAATTCTTAGCTGATGCTGCACTGGTGAGCAGCACCCGCAATATTTTTTATTACACTGGTTTGTACAAAGGCCATCGCATCAGCGTAGGTGCCAGTGGCATGGGCTGCCCTTCTATCGGCATTTACAGTTATGAACTGTACAGCAACTACGATGTACAGCACATTATTCGCATTGGCACCTGTGGTGCTTATCACAGCAACCTCCGGTTGTTTGATATCATCAATGTGGCCAAATCGGCCAGCGAAAGCACCTTTGCCAAAGAAGCCTGGGGCTTTGCAGAAGAAGTGATGCTCCCACAAGGCAACGCCTATGCTATCATCAATGAAACTGCGGCAGCCCGTCAGCAAGCTGTGCTCGATACTTCGGTGCATACCAGCGATTATTTTTACCGGGCCAATCCCGAACTACCCGCTATTGCTGCAGCACATCAGTGTGCAGTAGTAGAAATGGAATCCTTTGCGCTGTTTGCCAATGCCCGCTACCTCGGTAAATCAGCAGCCTGCCTGCTCACTGTGTCCGACATCATTCCGACGCAGCAAAAAATATCGCCCGATCAACGGGAGCAATCGCTGCTGCCCATGATTGAGCTGGCATTGGAATCGGCGATACGTTTGTAA